The DNA segment CCATCTCCTGAACCGTCTCTATACTTACCGCGCCATACTGCTGCAATGTCTGCTCAGACACACCCAACATCTCCATTTTGGACTCATTGGAATAGGTGACAAACCCACGCTCAAACCAGCCACTGCTACCTGCTGGATCAGTCATTACTTTGGAGATCCACCCGGCAGTACATGATTCTGCAGTAACAAGCATCAAACCATGCTTCAACAGCTCTCTCGATAACTCATTTACTACATTTTCAATTTCGTACTGCATTCTGTTTTCCGGTAAACTTTCTCGCTCAATGAACAGCAGTAATCATACCCCGGTAATGCAGCAATTTCTTCGTATCAAGGCGGAGCATCCTGACTCGCTGCTGTTTTACCGTATGGGAGATTTTTACGAACTCTTCTTTGACGATGCCAAACGGGCAGCTGAACTACTTGATATCACACTGACTGCACGTGGCAAATCAGCTGGCGAACCTATCCCGATGGCTGGTGTCCCTTACCATGCTGCCGAGCAGTATCTTGCCCGTCTGGTAAAACTTGGTGAGTCTGTAGCAATCTGTGAACAGGTTGGTGACCCTGCCAAAAGCAAGGGCCCGGTTGAACGCCAGGTGGCTCGAATCATCACTCCAGGCACTCTTACCGATGAGGCGCTGATGGATGACAATGCCGAGAGTTTGTTGGTATCCATTTACGAAGATGATGGGCGCTATGGTGTAGCAATACTTGCACTGGCAGCAGGACGTTTTCAGGTTATGGAGATAAATGGTCTACAGTCCCTGTTTGGAGAGCTAGAGCGGATAAAGCCATCAGAGATCCTGTTTCCTGAAAACTCTCAACTACGCACACAACTTGATGGACGCAGTGGATTACGCCCTCAGCCTGGGTGGAATTTTGATCCTGAAACAGCACAAAGAGAGCTGGCCAAACAGTTTGGAACCAACGATCTATCAGGGTTTGGGTGTAATGATCTAACTATTGGACTAGGTGCTGCGGGGGCACTTTTACAATATGTCCAGCACACACAACGAACCTCACTACCACACCTGAACAGTATTCAACTCCTGCAGCAAGAGAAAAATGTCTCTATTGATGCAGCCAGTTACAAAAACCTGGAGATTCTATCCAATCTTGCAGGTGGCGAGACTCACACCCTTATCGAAACAATGGACCATACCAGCACTGCCATGGGAGGTCGCATGCTGCGGCGCTGGCTGAGTAATCCAATACAGAATAAAACTGTTCTTGAACAACGTCTCTTCTCTGTTGAGTCCATTTTCGAACAACGTCTTCACGATACCTTTCAGCCCATATTGCGTGGTATTGGTGATATGGAGAGAATCCTCTCCCGTATTGCGCTACGAAGTGCCCGCCCCCGTGACCTGGCACGATTAAGGGACTCCCTGACATCACTTCCTGCACTGCAACAGTCCATCAGGGATGATCAACGCGAAGCACTGGGTAGTCTGGCACAACAAATTTCAACTTTTCCGGAAATTGAACAGCTACTTACAAGTGCAATAATCGATAACCCGCCCATGATTATTCGTGATGGTGGAGTTATTGCGACAGGATATGATATCGAACTGGATGAGCTACGCTCTATCCGTAAGAATGCCGGGGAACTACTACAGCAACTGGAGCAGAGGGAGCGAGAGCGTACCGGAATCACCACCCTCAAGGTTGGTTATAACAGTGTTCATGGTTACTACATCGAGATTGGCAAGGCACAGAATGGAGAGATTCCAGTGGAGTATGTGCGCCGCCAGACACTTAAAGCAGCTGAACGTTTTATCACTCCAGAGCTTAAGAGCTTCGAGGATAAAGTGCTATCTGCCAATGAGCGTGCGTTAGGGCGTGAAAAAGCACTCTACGAGGAGCTCATTGAAAAACTTATCGATATCTTGGTGCCGCTACAGCAATGTAGCTTGGGAATTGCTGAACTTGATGTATTGACCAACCTTGCCGAACGTGCGGAGAGGCTGGAGTGGGTACGACCACAACTGGTTGATGAGAGTCAACTTGCAATCAAGGAGGGGCGCCACCCGGTTGTTGAGACTGTTTCCGAAACCCCTTTTATTGCCAATGACCTCTCTCTCGATGACTCCACCAGAATGTTGATAATCACCGGACCCAACATGGGCGGCAAAAGTACCTTTATGCGTCAGAATGCGTTGATTGTCCTGTTGGCACATATTGGCAGCTTTGTCCCGGCTACGGCTGCAACCATAGGTATGGTTGATCGAATCTTCACCAGAATTGGGGCATCTGATGACCTCGCTGGTGGCCGCTCCACCTTTATGGTGGAGATGACAGAGACAGCCAACATCCTCCACAATGCCACTTTCCGCAGCCTGGTGTTAATGGACGAGATTGGTCGTGGCACCAGCACTTATGATGGACTTTCCCTGGCTGGGGCATGTGCAGAACATCTGGTTAAACATCAGGGGTCACTCAGCCTGTTTGCAACCCACTATTTTGAGCTTACGGCAATGGAGAATCAGCTTCCTGCCATAAAAAATGTCCACCTGGATGCAACAGAACATGGTGACGGTATTGTTTTTCTTCATGCTGTACGTCCAGGGCCAGCAAATCAGAGCTATGGGTTACAGGTTGCGAGTTTAGCCGGTATACCACAACAGGTAATTAAGCAGGCACAGGAGAGGTTGATTGAGCTGGAAGAGGAGCAGGGGTCACAAACCACCGTCGCCAGCTCCTCAACCAGACAGCCACAGATGTCTCTGTTTAGTAGATCAGCTGTAGAGGAGCTTGTGAGAGATATGGATCCAGACCAGATGACACCAAAGGATGCGCTGGATGCAATCTATCAACTCAAAAAGAGCCTATAGCCCAAGTTTCTCAATCAGTTTTTTTGCCGGCATATAGCCACTAATAACCTCTCCGTCATCCACTACAATATGTGGCGTCCCCTGCAACCCAAAGCTGGTAGCCAGGCGCATCTGTGACATAACAGGATTTTCACAACTCTTTTTATCCAGCTTCTCGCCAGACTTTGCCGCTGTCAATGCGGCTGCACGATCTTCGGAACACCATACTGTTACTGCCTTCTGGTAAGAGGATGAGTTGAATCCTGCACGAGGATAGAGTAGATACCTAAGCTTGATACCGGCATCCATCAGCTCCTCGCGCTCTTCATGTAGGCGAACACAATAAGGGCAATCAATATCGGTAAAGATGGTCAGTGTGCGCTTGCTCTCTTTAGGGGCATAAACCACCATCTCTGACTCATCCAGTCCATTCAGTATCTCTACTCTGGCTGATGCAATACGCTCATCTGTCAGATTGGTACGACTCTCCAGATCCAGCATCTCACCATCAATCAGATAACGCCCATCAGCAGAGAGGTAGAGAATTGTAGTGCCGTACCGAGCCTCAAAAAGACCTGAGACAGGGGCAGCACGCACCTCACTGGGGGCTGTTCCTGGAATAATCTTCTGCAACCGGTCCGTTACCGCATGGGGAATATCTCCAGCTGCCTCAGCCCATGACAGGGTAAAAGAGATGATCGCAAAAAATGCGGCGGCTATTTTTATATATGTATTGTTTTTCATTATTTATTAACCTCTTGGATGATGTTCTTTATGTATATTCTTCAATCTTTCTCTGGCAACATGCGTATAAATCTGGGTAGTTGATAGATCACTATGACCCAATAATACCTGAACAGAACGGAGATCGGCTCCATGATTCAGCAAGTGTGTAGCAAAAGCGTGCCTTAATGTGTGCGGGGAGAATGGTGTCAAGATACGGGCCTCACGACCATACTTTTTTAGTCTGATCCAAAACGCCTGGCGAGACATCCCCGCCCCCCTGGAGGTTACAAAAAGCGAATCGGAGGTACGTCCCTGCATAAACACTGGTCTGCCTTCATCCAGAAAACGCTCTATCCAGTAAAGCGCCTCCTCTCCCAAAGGGACTAGGCGCTCTTTGTTTCCCTTTCCCATAACACGGGCAACCCCCTGTCTCAGATTGAGCGCATCTATTCTTAGCTGTACCAACTCCGAAACCCTGAATCCCCCACCATACATCAACTCGATCATTGCACGATCCCTCAACCCCAGTGGAGCTGAGACGTCCGGCGTGTCCAGTAGATCCTCAACCTCCTGTTCAGTCAGGGTAGATGGCAGCGCACGACCAATTTTTGGAGAGTCAATCCGCGCCGTCGGGTCATCTCTTCGTACCCCACTATTTAACAGATAGCGGTAAAAACGTCGCAGGGAACTTAATACCCTTGCTACGGTGCGCGCATGACGCCCCTTGCCAGCAAGATATGAGAGATAGCCCAGCAATGATTCTCTATCAGCCTCAACAATATCGTCAACATACTGTTCATCAAGCCAGGTACGGTATTGATTGAGATCACTGCGGTAGGCAGAGATAGTGTTTTGACTCAACCCTTTCTCCATCCATAGAGTATCAAGAAAATCCTCTATCTTCCCCTTTCCCAACTATTCAGCCTCCCAAAACAGAAGAGGGCGGATCATATAATGACCCGCCCTCTTTGCATTCACCCTTTCAACAGGAAAAGGTTACTAAATCTTCTCTTTAATACGTGCAGCCTTACCAGTACGCTCACGCATGTAGTACAACTTGGCTTGGCGAACCACACCACGACGCTTGACAGTGATACTGTCAACCAACGGGCTATAAGTCTGGAACACACGCTCCACGCCCTCACCATACGAGATCTTGCGAACAGTAAACGATGAATTCAATCCACGATTTTTCTTGGCAATACAGAGCCCCTCAAAAGCCTGTAGACGTTCACGATCACCCTCCTTTACCTTAACCTGAACAACAACTGTATCTCCAGGATTAAACTCAGGAATCTCACGACCCATCTGCTCCGCTTCCAACTCTTGAATAATATTACTCATCACTCTAATCCATAACTCTCTGTAAACATAAAAATAACCCTTGATCACGCTAACATGCAAGGGCTTTGAAGCGGGCAATTATACTGTTTTTCCACAGTTTTTCACCCTATTATTACCAAATATTCACAATATATCTGGCCGTCGCTTTTTTGTTCTGAGCTCTGCCTGTTCCCTTCTCCACTCAGCAATAGCCTGATGATTTCCACTCAACAAAACCTCTGGTACCGATCTTCCATCCACCTCCTCCGGACGGCTATAGTGAGGGTGATCCAACAGCGCATCAGAAAATGAATCCTCTGCTGCAGAGTCCGCATGCCCTAACGCTCCAGGCACAAGCCGGATCACAGCATCCATCAGCACCATAGCTGGCAACTCTCCCCCACTAACAACATAATCACCAATTGATATCTCCTCATCCACCTCGGACTCAATCAGCCTCTCATCGATGCCTTCATAACGTCCTGCCAACAGAAGCATGCCATCTTTTTTGCTCAACTCCTCTATCTTGCCCTGAGTAAGCGGTTTTCCTTGTGGTGAGAGATAAATCAGATAAGGAGATATTCCGCTCTCTTTCTGACTATCTCTCGCCTGACAGATAGCCTTTTTCAGTGGCTCATAGAGCATTACCATACCTGGGCCTCCACCATAGGGACGATCATCCACAGTACGGTGCCGATCCTCTGTAAAATCTCTGGGGTTCCAGTGATGGATATCCACCAACCCACGATCAACAGCTCTCTTTGTTATCCCCTGCCCGGTAATAGCACTCAACATCTCGGGAAATAGTGTAATGAGATCAAAACGCACTAGAAATCCAGCCTCCACTCAACCGTGATCCTTTTCTCTTCAAGATCAACCTCGGTAACCCATTGGTTAACAAATGGGATCAATACATCTTTATCTTCACCACTTATCACCATCACATCATTGGCTCCCGTCTCCATCAAATCGGAAACCTCGCCCAACACCCCGTCATCAGAGTTAATCACCTGACATCCAATCAGATCTGACCAGTAGTACTCGTCATCTGTTAATTTTTCCAATGCATCTCGTCTGACCGATATATCAACACCAATCAGCTCCTCTGCTGCTGTTCTATCATTGAAGCCATCCAGGAGCACAACAACACCTTTACCATGACGCTTTCCCTGTTTTACCACAAACTCTCTCTGCTCCCCATTTATGGTTAACAACCACTTGCGGTAACGCAGGATATTCTCTCGAGGAGATGTATAGGAGTATATTTTCACCCATCCACGAACGCCAAAAAGCCCACTAACTCTTCCCAGCAACACCAGGGAATCAGTGGACTTCTTATTCATCGGAAGGATGAGTACCCCGTTCTGCTCGGGTGAGCATCACAGGATGGTTAATCAGGCTGCGGCGGCCTTGCTATTCTCTTTAACAAGACTGGCAACACGATTGGAAAGCTGTGCACCATTGGTAATCCAATGATCTACACGGTCCATATCCATCTCCAGGCGCTTCTCGTTACCGGATGCCACAGGATTAAAGTATCCGAGCTTCTCCAGGAAACGTCCATCACGACTATTTCTCTTGTCAGTTGCAACAATGCGGTAAAAAGGACGTTTTTTTGCACCACCACGTGCAAGACGAATTACTACCATTTTTTCTTTCCAGTTCTCAATATTTAATGGATGAAAAAAACCGACCCCAATCAACCTAATGTGAGTCGGCTCTTAATTAGTCGGGCATTATACTGCATGAAAGCATCGAAGTGAAGATTTTTGAAGCCATTTTAAAATGGCATTTTCCCCCCTGGCATACCCCCTCCGCCAGCCATTCCTCCCATCCCCCGCATCATTCTGGCCATCTTCCCGCCTTTCATTTTTTTCATCATCTTCTGCATCTGCTTGAACTGCTTCAAAAGACGATTAAGATCCTGCACTGTAGTGCCAGAGCCTTGGGTGATTCTTCTCTTTCTTGACCCTTTGATCATGTCTGGGCGACGGCGCTCCTTTGGAGTCATGGAGTTGATCATGGCCTCCATACGTAAAAACTCACTATCATTTACCTGGTTCTTCACTTTATCCGACACATTTGCCATTCCAGGCAACTTATCCATCATCGAGGCAACCCCACCCATCCCCTGCATCTGTTGCAACTGATCTCTGAAATCCTCCAGATTAAAGCCTTTTCCCTTGCGTACCTTTTTGGCTAGCTTGTCGGCCTTCTTTTTGTCTACCTTACGCTCCAGCTCCTCAATAAGGCTTAAGGTATCCCCCATCCCAAGTATTCTGGAGGCGATACGATCAGGATAGAAAGGCTCAAGTGCATCAACCTTCTCACCAACACCAAGAAACTTGATTGGCTTACCAGTTATCTGACGTACAGAAAGTGCCGCGCCACCACGAGCATCACCATCTGCCTTGGTCAAAACAACACCGGTCAACGGCAATGCTTCATCAAAGGCCTTGGCTGTATTGGCGGCATCCTGGCCTGTCATGCTATCAACAACAAACAGGGTCTCGACCGGAGTAACTGCAGCATGCAGCTTCCGAATCTCTCCCATCATCTCCTCATCCACATGGAGACGACCGGCGGTATCAATAATCAAGACATCGACAAACTGTTTTCTGGCCTGAGCTAACGCATTTTTTGCGATATCCACCGGTTTTTGATCTGCCGTACTGGGGAAAAATGTTGCTCCAACCTCATCTGCCAACAATCTCAGCTGCTCAATTGCTGCTGGGCGGTAGATATCCGCACTGGCAACCATCACCTTTCTGGATTCACGCTCCTGCAGAAAACGGGACAGTTTTGCCACACTGGTTGTTTTACCAGCACCCTGCAGGCCAGCCATAAGAATGACTGCCGGGGGTTGTGCACGCAGATTAAGCCCCTCGTTGGCATCCCCCATCAATACCACAAGTTCTGATTGAACAATTTTTATCAACGCCTGCCCAGGAGTAAGGCTTGCAGATACCTCCTGCCCTAGAGCACGCTCCTTGACCCGTTCAATAAACGCCTTCACAACAGTAAGCGCGACATCTGCCTCAAGTAGCGCCATACGAACATCACGAAGTGCCTGCCCTATATTATCTTCAGTCAGACGACCCTGGCCCTTCAGAGTCTTGAGAGTTCGGTTAAGGCGATCGGTAAGATTTTCAAACATAGACAAATTATATCTAATTCTACTGACGAAACGGTTTCATTTATGACATCATCAACAAAAAAACCGGGCAGAAGTAATGTAAGGAGTTGATATGGACTTTGTCACCACAGGAATCATCGCAAGTCTACTGTACCTTGTTACAGCAGTTGGGCTGGGACGTATGCTGACTCAGGGAATATCCTGTTTTGACCACCCAAGAAATGGGCTGAAACTGCTAGGGGTTATTGGTTTTTTGTTCCACACAAATGTTCTGTTCCAACTGGTCGTGGCGCAGTGGGTCAACCTGGGGTTCTTCCATGCACTATCAATCACAAGCTGGTTGCTGGTACTTCTGCTTGAAATTACCTGGTTAATTCGCCCTGTAGGAAATCTTGGCATCATTATTTTCCCTATATCAGCCATAACAGTTCTGCTACAGATCACCAATCCTGGTGCAGTGATACACACTGCATCAACCGCGCTCGATACACATATTCTACTCTCCATGCTTGCATACAGCCTGTTGGGTATAGCAGCACTACAGGCGATCCTGCTCGCAGTACAGGAGCATCACCTGCGCAATAAACAGCCAGGCGGATTCATTCGAGCACTACCACCTATGGCTGATGTTGAGCACCTGATGTTTCAGCTGATTCGTGCAGGACTGTTAATGCTTACACTGGCTCTCTTGAGTGCTATTCCTCTGGTAGAGGATATGGTGGCACAACAACGTGCGCATACTGCTCTGCTATCCATCATCTCCTGGATCATATTTGCCGCACTGTTATGGGGAAGAAAACAGCATGGTTGGCGCGGTCGTACTGCTGTGCGCTGGACTATTAGCGGATTTGTAATCCTCTTTCTTGCCTACTTTGGTAGCCGCTTTGTTGTCGAAATACTGATAGGTATCCCCTCCAGCGGATGAATGAAGTCTCCACAGAGATTCTTTCCGGAATTCTCTTCCTATTGATTCTTATATCCGCTTTCTTTTCTGGTTCAGAAACCAGTATGATGGCAATAAACCGATACCGCCTGCGCCACCTTTCTCGAATCGGGCATCGTGGTGCACGTTCAGCATCTCAACTTCTGGATCGCCCTGAGCGGTTGATTGGATTGATCCTGCTTGGCAATAATTTTGTAAATATTCTCGCATCCTCCATAGCCACAATAATCGGTATGCGTATATTTGGTGATGCCGGAATAGCCATTGCTACCGGCATCCTCACTTTCGTTATTCTTATTTTTGCCGAGGTTACTCCAAAGACCATTGCTGCCCTTTCACCAGAACGTTTTGCCTATCCCGCATCATTCATACTTACACCACTGCTGCGTATTCTTTACCCTCTTGTCAGGCTGATAAACATAATCACCAATATTGTGTTACGTATGGTTGGAATAAAGCTCAACTCATCCCAAACTGATCACCTCTCCAGAGAGGAGTTGCGTACTGTTGTAAAAGAGGCTGGAGGGTTGATTCCAAAAAAACATCAATCCATGCTCACCAGTATCCTTGATCTTGAGGAGGTCACGGTAGAGGACATAATGGTCCCCCGCAACGAGATTATTGGAATAAATATCGAGGATACGTGGAGCGAGATTCTTACCCAGCTATCCCTTACCCAGCACACACGTCTTCCCGTGTTTAGTGACAACAGCGAACACCTGTTGGGAATTCTCCATATGCGTAATGCTATTCACCTAAGCTCCTCCGAGAAAGAGGGAAAAAGTGAACTCATCAAGGCACTGCATACACCACTCTTTATACCAGAGGGGACAACACTTAACATCCAGCTTCTTCAGTTCCAGAAGTTCAAAAAAAGAATGGGGTTGGTCGTTGATGAATATGGTGACATCCAGGGGCTGGTAACCCTTGAGGATCTGCTTGAAGAGATTGTCGGGGAGTTCACCACAGATGTATCCGATACAATCTCCGAGATAAAGCCGCAGGAAGATGGATCATATCTGGTTGAAGGCAGTGCCAACCTGAGAGAGTTGGAGAAAAAAATGGGGTGGGATCTGCCTCTGGATGGTCCAAAAACAGTTAACGGACTTATCCTGGAACATCTGGAGGATATACCGGAAGCCGGTACCAGCATGATGATAAATGGATACCCGGTAGAGGTTACCAATGCATCAGAGAATATTGTTCGTCGGGTACGTATTTTCCCTCTGTTAAGAAAAAACCTTATAGACTAGCCAACACCTCTGACAGTCTGCCAACCGCCATAACTTCCAACCCTTTAATGGGGGTTCTTGGGCTATTGGCTTGCGGGATTATCGCTCGGGTAAAACCATGCTTGGCCGCCTCTTTAAGCCTCTCCTCTCCTCCCGGCACAGGACGCACTTCACCAACCAGGCCAACCTCGCCAAAGACAATTGTCCCCTCCGGTAACGGCCTGTTCTGCAGGCTGGATATAATCGACAGCACAACAGCAAGATCTGCTGCCGGCTCGGTGACTCTTACTCCGCCAACAACATTTACAAATACATCCTGATCATAGCTGACAACTCCACCATGTCTGTGCAGTACAGCCAGTAACATTGCCAGACGATTATGCTCAAGACCGATAGAGACCCTTCTGGGGTTGGATAGGTGGCTCTCATCTACCAGCGCCTGCAACTCAACCAACAGGGGGCGCGTCCCCTCCATAGTGACCAGTGTCACCGTACCCGCGACCGGAGAGTCATGACGAGAGAGAAAAATGGCAGAGGGGTTTGAAACCTCCTTCAGCCCGGTCTCTGTCATTGCAAAGACCCCCAGTTCATTTACCGCACCAAAACGGTTTTTAATAGCCCTGATCACCCGGTAACGACTTCCACTCTCCCCCTCGAAATAGAGAACAGTATCGACCATATGCTCCAGTACTCGTGGGCCTGCCAGGCTACCATCTTTGGTTACATGACCCACAAGAAATATGGATGTCCCTGTCTGTTTGGCATAACGTACCAGCCTCGCTGTACTCTCTCTCACCTGTGCCACT comes from the Candidatus Thiopontia autotrophica genome and includes:
- a CDS encoding CinA family protein, which translates into the protein MQYEIENVVNELSRELLKHGLMLVTAESCTAGWISKVMTDPAGSSGWFERGFVTYSNESKMEMLGVSEQTLQQYGAVSIETVQEMVTGALDRSSADVAVAVSGIAGPTGGSDDKPVGLVWFGWQGRDDLFHGESVVFDGNRNEIREQTVLYALEKVLQNIKLVR
- the mutS gene encoding DNA mismatch repair protein MutS, whose amino-acid sequence is MNSSNHTPVMQQFLRIKAEHPDSLLFYRMGDFYELFFDDAKRAAELLDITLTARGKSAGEPIPMAGVPYHAAEQYLARLVKLGESVAICEQVGDPAKSKGPVERQVARIITPGTLTDEALMDDNAESLLVSIYEDDGRYGVAILALAAGRFQVMEINGLQSLFGELERIKPSEILFPENSQLRTQLDGRSGLRPQPGWNFDPETAQRELAKQFGTNDLSGFGCNDLTIGLGAAGALLQYVQHTQRTSLPHLNSIQLLQQEKNVSIDAASYKNLEILSNLAGGETHTLIETMDHTSTAMGGRMLRRWLSNPIQNKTVLEQRLFSVESIFEQRLHDTFQPILRGIGDMERILSRIALRSARPRDLARLRDSLTSLPALQQSIRDDQREALGSLAQQISTFPEIEQLLTSAIIDNPPMIIRDGGVIATGYDIELDELRSIRKNAGELLQQLEQRERERTGITTLKVGYNSVHGYYIEIGKAQNGEIPVEYVRRQTLKAAERFITPELKSFEDKVLSANERALGREKALYEELIEKLIDILVPLQQCSLGIAELDVLTNLAERAERLEWVRPQLVDESQLAIKEGRHPVVETVSETPFIANDLSLDDSTRMLIITGPNMGGKSTFMRQNALIVLLAHIGSFVPATAATIGMVDRIFTRIGASDDLAGGRSTFMVEMTETANILHNATFRSLVLMDEIGRGTSTYDGLSLAGACAEHLVKHQGSLSLFATHYFELTAMENQLPAIKNVHLDATEHGDGIVFLHAVRPGPANQSYGLQVASLAGIPQQVIKQAQERLIELEEEQGSQTTVASSSTRQPQMSLFSRSAVEELVRDMDPDQMTPKDALDAIYQLKKSL
- a CDS encoding DsbC family protein, with the protein product MKNNTYIKIAAAFFAIISFTLSWAEAAGDIPHAVTDRLQKIIPGTAPSEVRAAPVSGLFEARYGTTILYLSADGRYLIDGEMLDLESRTNLTDERIASARVEILNGLDESEMVVYAPKESKRTLTIFTDIDCPYCVRLHEEREELMDAGIKLRYLLYPRAGFNSSSYQKAVTVWCSEDRAAALTAAKSGEKLDKKSCENPVMSQMRLATSFGLQGTPHIVVDDGEVISGYMPAKKLIEKLGL
- the xerD gene encoding site-specific tyrosine recombinase XerD → MEKGLSQNTISAYRSDLNQYRTWLDEQYVDDIVEADRESLLGYLSYLAGKGRHARTVARVLSSLRRFYRYLLNSGVRRDDPTARIDSPKIGRALPSTLTEQEVEDLLDTPDVSAPLGLRDRAMIELMYGGGFRVSELVQLRIDALNLRQGVARVMGKGNKERLVPLGEEALYWIERFLDEGRPVFMQGRTSDSLFVTSRGAGMSRQAFWIRLKKYGREARILTPFSPHTLRHAFATHLLNHGADLRSVQVLLGHSDLSTTQIYTHVARERLKNIHKEHHPRG
- the rplS gene encoding 50S ribosomal protein L19; amino-acid sequence: MSNIIQELEAEQMGREIPEFNPGDTVVVQVKVKEGDRERLQAFEGLCIAKKNRGLNSSFTVRKISYGEGVERVFQTYSPLVDSITVKRRGVVRQAKLYYMRERTGKAARIKEKI
- the trmD gene encoding tRNA (guanosine(37)-N1)-methyltransferase TrmD; translation: MRFDLITLFPEMLSAITGQGITKRAVDRGLVDIHHWNPRDFTEDRHRTVDDRPYGGGPGMVMLYEPLKKAICQARDSQKESGISPYLIYLSPQGKPLTQGKIEELSKKDGMLLLAGRYEGIDERLIESEVDEEISIGDYVVSGGELPAMVLMDAVIRLVPGALGHADSAAEDSFSDALLDHPHYSRPEEVDGRSVPEVLLSGNHQAIAEWRREQAELRTKKRRPDIL
- the rimM gene encoding ribosome maturation factor RimM, producing the protein MNKKSTDSLVLLGRVSGLFGVRGWVKIYSYTSPRENILRYRKWLLTINGEQREFVVKQGKRHGKGVVVLLDGFNDRTAAEELIGVDISVRRDALEKLTDDEYYWSDLIGCQVINSDDGVLGEVSDLMETGANDVMVISGEDKDVLIPFVNQWVTEVDLEEKRITVEWRLDF
- the rpsP gene encoding 30S ribosomal protein S16, encoding MVVIRLARGGAKKRPFYRIVATDKRNSRDGRFLEKLGYFNPVASGNEKRLEMDMDRVDHWITNGAQLSNRVASLVKENSKAAAA
- the ffh gene encoding signal recognition particle protein; the encoded protein is MFENLTDRLNRTLKTLKGQGRLTEDNIGQALRDVRMALLEADVALTVVKAFIERVKERALGQEVSASLTPGQALIKIVQSELVVLMGDANEGLNLRAQPPAVILMAGLQGAGKTTSVAKLSRFLQERESRKVMVASADIYRPAAIEQLRLLADEVGATFFPSTADQKPVDIAKNALAQARKQFVDVLIIDTAGRLHVDEEMMGEIRKLHAAVTPVETLFVVDSMTGQDAANTAKAFDEALPLTGVVLTKADGDARGGAALSVRQITGKPIKFLGVGEKVDALEPFYPDRIASRILGMGDTLSLIEELERKVDKKKADKLAKKVRKGKGFNLEDFRDQLQQMQGMGGVASMMDKLPGMANVSDKVKNQVNDSEFLRMEAMINSMTPKERRRPDMIKGSRKRRITQGSGTTVQDLNRLLKQFKQMQKMMKKMKGGKMARMMRGMGGMAGGGGMPGGKMPF
- the ccsA gene encoding cytochrome c biogenesis protein CcsA, encoding MDFVTTGIIASLLYLVTAVGLGRMLTQGISCFDHPRNGLKLLGVIGFLFHTNVLFQLVVAQWVNLGFFHALSITSWLLVLLLEITWLIRPVGNLGIIIFPISAITVLLQITNPGAVIHTASTALDTHILLSMLAYSLLGIAALQAILLAVQEHHLRNKQPGGFIRALPPMADVEHLMFQLIRAGLLMLTLALLSAIPLVEDMVAQQRAHTALLSIISWIIFAALLWGRKQHGWRGRTAVRWTISGFVILFLAYFGSRFVVEILIGIPSSG
- a CDS encoding HlyC/CorC family transporter, whose translation is MNEVSTEILSGILFLLILISAFFSGSETSMMAINRYRLRHLSRIGHRGARSASQLLDRPERLIGLILLGNNFVNILASSIATIIGMRIFGDAGIAIATGILTFVILIFAEVTPKTIAALSPERFAYPASFILTPLLRILYPLVRLINIITNIVLRMVGIKLNSSQTDHLSREELRTVVKEAGGLIPKKHQSMLTSILDLEEVTVEDIMVPRNEIIGINIEDTWSEILTQLSLTQHTRLPVFSDNSEHLLGILHMRNAIHLSSSEKEGKSELIKALHTPLFIPEGTTLNIQLLQFQKFKKRMGLVVDEYGDIQGLVTLEDLLEEIVGEFTTDVSDTISEIKPQEDGSYLVEGSANLRELEKKMGWDLPLDGPKTVNGLILEHLEDIPEAGTSMMINGYPVEVTNASENIVRRVRIFPLLRKNLID
- the radA gene encoding DNA repair protein RadA, whose translation is MVKSKVEFVCTECGDVSPKWAGQCATCKGWNCLTEMAVSSSGKESGGRFAGYAGERAKIVNLSEVETATDALSSTGITEMDRVLGGGMVHGSVVLIGGDPGIGKSTLLLQIMAKLATEIPVLYVTGEESARQISMRAQRLGVDPSKLDLLTETQAEQIIEVSQSLHPKVLVIDSIQTIYTEDLTSAPGSVAQVRESTARLVRYAKQTGTSIFLVGHVTKDGSLAGPRVLEHMVDTVLYFEGESGSRYRVIRAIKNRFGAVNELGVFAMTETGLKEVSNPSAIFLSRHDSPVAGTVTLVTMEGTRPLLVELQALVDESHLSNPRRVSIGLEHNRLAMLLAVLHRHGGVVSYDQDVFVNVVGGVRVTEPAADLAVVLSIISSLQNRPLPEGTIVFGEVGLVGEVRPVPGGEERLKEAAKHGFTRAIIPQANSPRTPIKGLEVMAVGRLSEVLASL